The proteins below come from a single Pleuronectes platessa chromosome 1, fPlePla1.1, whole genome shotgun sequence genomic window:
- the LOC128426570 gene encoding cytochrome b-c1 complex subunit Rieske, mitochondrial yields the protein MMSLAARSGPFSPYMQATAFAVAGPLKALVPGIVLKGEKILLNPKEKLLCRETLNGQSPKTGPAVMVSINGCAGVRFAHTDVRIPDFSDYRRAEVIDPNRSSQESGESRRVFSYLVTGASTVVGVYAAKTVVTQFVSSMSASADVLALSKIEIKLSDIPEGKNMTFKWRGKPLFVRHRTEKEVATEAAVNIAELRDPQYDKDRVINPSWVIVLGVCTHLGCVPIANAGDYGGYYCPCHGSHYDASGRIRKGPAPLNLEVPYYEFPDDDTVVVG from the exons ATGATGTCCCTAGCTGCCCGGTCAGGGCCTTTTTCTCCTTATATGCAGGCCACTGCTTTTGCTGTCGCTGGTCCCTTAAAAGCCCTGGTCCCTGGGATTGttttgaagggggagaaaatcTTGTTGAACCCGAAGGAAAAACTCCTCTGCCGCGAGACGCTGAACGGTCAAAGCCCAAAGACGGGCCCTGCGGTGATGGTTAGCATCAACG GCTGTGCAGGAGTCAGGTTTGCCCACACAGACGTAAGGATACCTGATTTCTCAGACTACAGGCGTGCAGAGGTGATCGACCCCAACAGGTCATCCCAGGAGAGTGGTGAATCTAGAAGAGTATTCTCGTACTTGGTTACTGGGGCCTCAACAGTGGTGGGTGTCTATGCCGCCAAGACAGTGGTGACTCAGTTTGTTTCTTCAATGAGTGCTTCAGCTGATGTCCTGGCCCTATCCAAGATCGAAATCAAGTTGAGCGACATCCCGGAAGGCAAAAACATGACCTTCAAGTGGAGAGGCAAGCCGCTTTTTGTCCGTCACCGCACCGAGAAGGAGGTCGCCACAGAAGCTGCTGTGAACATTGCAGAGCTCCGAGACCCTCAGTACGACAAGGACCGGGTCATCAACCCCAGCTGGGTTATCGTCCTCGGGGTGTGCACACATTTGGGCTGCGTGCCAATTGCCAATGCCGGAGACTACGGAGGTTACTACTGCCCCTGTCACGGCTCGCACTACGATGCTTCAGGCCGAATCAGAAAGGGTCCTGCACCCCTCAACCTAGAAGTCCCCTACTATGAGTTCCCAGATGACGACACGGTGGTGGTGGGATAG